The Ammoniphilus oxalaticus genome contains a region encoding:
- a CDS encoding L,D-transpeptidase family protein, with product MKKWMGIFALLALAAGVFYFPKKEQSEQPRAAEAKGSEATSEESEALDYQAVEAMVKPSIVFARIDASTPFYEKEREKDEQAAIGVLEAGKQVEILEDRSYEWYRVRPKGTSGDGVWIKANVDGIKTLNIPQDPKTNVTPLLEKQLETYVNGKGLASETSYLIWVDLDRQLTNVFVGTQGDWKLERSILVSTGVNEAPTSRGLFKIGARGDFFYNPKLEGGGLNWVRFNGSYLFHSVTTDRHGNVIDDRLGARGSSGCIRMGMEESEWFYKQIPENTTVFVH from the coding sequence TTGAAAAAATGGATGGGGATTTTTGCGCTACTGGCGCTTGCAGCGGGTGTCTTTTATTTTCCGAAAAAGGAACAGAGTGAACAACCGCGGGCAGCTGAAGCCAAAGGGAGCGAGGCGACGTCTGAGGAGTCGGAAGCGTTAGATTATCAGGCGGTGGAGGCAATGGTAAAGCCCTCCATTGTGTTTGCTCGAATAGATGCTTCCACCCCTTTTTATGAGAAAGAAAGAGAGAAAGATGAGCAGGCGGCAATCGGTGTTTTAGAGGCTGGCAAACAGGTTGAGATTTTAGAAGATCGTTCTTATGAGTGGTATCGTGTCCGTCCAAAAGGGACAAGCGGGGATGGCGTATGGATCAAAGCGAACGTGGATGGAATCAAAACGCTAAACATCCCGCAAGATCCGAAAACGAATGTAACGCCGCTGCTTGAGAAGCAGTTAGAAACGTATGTGAACGGAAAAGGGTTGGCAAGCGAGACCTCGTACCTCATCTGGGTCGATTTGGACAGGCAACTGACAAATGTGTTTGTTGGAACGCAGGGAGACTGGAAATTAGAGCGTTCAATTCTTGTTTCGACGGGTGTAAATGAAGCCCCGACGAGTAGGGGATTGTTTAAAATCGGAGCAAGAGGCGACTTTTTTTATAATCCAAAATTAGAGGGCGGGGGTTTAAACTGGGTGCGATTCAACGGGTCCTATTTGTTTCACAGTGTGACAACAGACCGGCATGGCAATGTAATCGACGATCGCTTGGGAGCGCGTGGTTCAAGCGGGTGTATTCGGATGGGCATGGAAGAAAGCGAATGGTTCTATAAACAGATTCCCGAAAACACAACGGTGTTTGTGCATTAG